The DNA window TCATCAACTTCGCCAACTACCTGGCGAAAAACGGCATGAAGTATTCCGATGGCAGCGCCAACAACCTGACCCACAAAACCTTTGAAGCCATTCAGTACTACCTGCTGAAGGCATCAATGAATCTGGCCAGGGAAAAAGGTGCCTGCCCTGCGTTCCATGAAACCACTTACGCCCAGGGCATACTGCCAATCGACACTTATAAGCGCGATTTGGACAAGATTTGTGACGAACCACTGCACCTGGATTGGGAAGCGCTGCGCAGCGATATCAAGCACTATGGTTTGCGTAACTCCACCCTGTCAGCGTTGATGCCGTCCGAGACCTCTTCGCAGATCTCCAATGCCACCAACGGTATTGAGCCACCCCGTGGTCTGATTTCGGTCAAGGCCAGTAAAGACGGTCAGCTCAAGCAAGTGGTACCGGATTTTGACAGCCTCAAGCACAACTATGAGTTGCTGTGGCAGATGCCAGGCAACGACGGTTACCTGCAATTGGTGGGCATAATGCAGAAGTTCGTCGATCAGGCGATTTCGGCCAACACCAACTATGACCCTGCCCGCTTTGAAGGTCGTAAGGTGCCAATGCAGTTGTTGCTCAAAGACCTGCTGACCGCCTACAAGCTTGGCGTCAAGACGCTCTATTACCATAACACCCGTGATGGTGCGACCGATCAGCACGACGACATCACCAGTGTTGAAAAAGAAGATGACGGCTGCGCCGGCGGCGCCTGCAAGATCTGATGCGCCGTCAGACAACTCTTTGGTGTTAACGGGGGCCTTTGCCCCCTTTTGCCCGGAATACGAACCATGGCTTACAGTACATTTTGTCAAACCCCCAATGACGCGACCCGCGAACCCATGTTCTTCGGTCAGTCGGTCAACGTCGCCCGTTACGACCAACAGCGTTATGAAGTATTCGAGAAGTTAATCGAGAAGCAGCTGTCCTTCTTCTGGCGTCCGGAAGAAGTGGATGTCAGCCGCGACAAGATTGACTATGCGGCTCTGCCCGATCACGAGAAGCACATCTTTATTTCCAACCTCAAGTATCAGACCCTGCTGGACTCCATTCAGGGCCGTTCACCCAATGTGGCCTTCCTGCCGCTGGTGTCGCTGCCGGAGTTGGAAACCTGGATTGAGACCTGGTCCTTCTCCGAGACCATCCACAGCCGTTCTTACACTCACATTATCCGTAACATAGTCACGGACCCCTCAGTGGTGTTTAACGACATAGTGGGCAACGAGCAGATCCTCAAGCGCGCCACCGACATTGCCGCCTATTACGACAAGCTGATCAGGCTGACCCAGGTGTACGAACTGCTGGGTGAAGGCACCCACATGATCGACGGTGAAGAGGTTCAGGTCACATTGCGGGAGCTGAAAAAGGCCCTGTACCTGTGCATGATGTCGGTCAACGCCCTGGAAGCGATACGCTTCTATGTCAGCTTCGCCTGCTCCTTCGCCTTTGCCGAGCGCAAGCTGATGGAAGGCAACGCCAAGATCATTCGCCTCATTGCCCGTGATGAAGCCCTGCACCTCAATTCAACCCAGCACATTCTCAACCTGATGCAGGGTGGCAAGGACGATCCCGAAATGGCAGAAATTGCCATTGAATGCCAACAGCAGGCTTACGATCTGTTCCTGCGTGCCGCAGAGCAGGAAAAGGAATGGGCCAAGTACCTGTTTAAAGACGGCTCAATGATCGGCCTCAATGAGCAGATCCTCTGCCAATACGTTGAGTTCATCACCAACCAGCGCATGAAGTCGGTAAACCTGCCGCAACCCTACGGTGAGCAGACCAACCCCCTGCCCTGGATGAAGAACTGGCTTGAAAGCGACGCGGTACAGGTTGCCC is part of the Shewanella cyperi genome and encodes:
- the nrdB gene encoding class Ia ribonucleoside-diphosphate reductase subunit beta, which gives rise to MAYSTFCQTPNDATREPMFFGQSVNVARYDQQRYEVFEKLIEKQLSFFWRPEEVDVSRDKIDYAALPDHEKHIFISNLKYQTLLDSIQGRSPNVAFLPLVSLPELETWIETWSFSETIHSRSYTHIIRNIVTDPSVVFNDIVGNEQILKRATDIAAYYDKLIRLTQVYELLGEGTHMIDGEEVQVTLRELKKALYLCMMSVNALEAIRFYVSFACSFAFAERKLMEGNAKIIRLIARDEALHLNSTQHILNLMQGGKDDPEMAEIAIECQQQAYDLFLRAAEQEKEWAKYLFKDGSMIGLNEQILCQYVEFITNQRMKSVNLPQPYGEQTNPLPWMKNWLESDAVQVAPQEVEVSSYLVGQIDAAVDENEFLDFDL